A section of the Nitrospirota bacterium genome encodes:
- the frr gene encoding ribosome recycling factor: protein MNPEIKKNLQEKTNAAMEHFRKEVAGVRTGRTSLAFLDGVKVNFYGTLTPVKQVGTLNISDSRTIIISPWDTTLIPEIEKGIQQSDLGITPSNDGKVIRLSFPPLTEERRKELVKHIKKIGEENKVHIRNIRRDTNDELKKQQKEGKISEDELRKNQDEVQKLIDQNILKLDELIQKKEHEILEV from the coding sequence ATGAATCCTGAAATTAAAAAAAATTTGCAGGAAAAAACCAACGCCGCCATGGAACATTTTCGAAAAGAAGTGGCCGGAGTTCGCACGGGCCGCACCTCTTTAGCTTTTCTTGACGGAGTAAAAGTCAACTTCTATGGAACCCTGACCCCGGTAAAACAGGTCGGAACCCTGAATATATCCGACAGCCGGACCATCATTATTTCTCCATGGGATACCACCCTTATTCCTGAAATTGAAAAAGGAATCCAGCAGTCTGATCTGGGAATAACCCCTTCTAACGACGGAAAGGTCATCCGGCTCAGTTTCCCCCCGCTCACTGAAGAGCGCCGGAAAGAACTTGTTAAACATATCAAGAAGATCGGGGAAGAAAATAAGGTCCATATTCGGAATATCCGGCGGGATACCAACGACGAGCTCAAAAAACAACAAAAAGAAGGAAAAATCTCCGAAGATGAATTAAGAAAAAATCAGGACGAAGTCCAGAAACTGATTGACCAAAATATATTAAAACTGGACGAACTCATTCAGAAAAAAGAACATGAAATCCTGGAGGTTTAG
- a CDS encoding C39 family peptidase: MKKTGFLIPFLVYSILLTFIFVLIGCTHNERPDITNQFPDKAFLIPGVPFFPQKDQFCGPASLQSVFAYWGRSFNQEEISKEIFIPQLKGTLNFDLVNFAAVHGFLAETPAGTREELEGQIRQKHPVIAFLNLGNNLFPLGHYIVIIGYDLSKKEIIFHSGQNEFKRMSYPAFLNQWKSTDDWMLVVLPGV, from the coding sequence TTGAAAAAAACTGGTTTTCTCATTCCTTTTCTCGTTTATTCAATTCTGCTCACTTTTATTTTCGTCCTTATTGGCTGTACGCATAACGAAAGACCTGACATCACCAACCAGTTTCCTGACAAGGCCTTTTTAATCCCGGGGGTGCCTTTTTTCCCCCAAAAGGACCAGTTCTGCGGGCCTGCGTCTCTGCAATCTGTTTTTGCCTACTGGGGCCGATCTTTTAATCAAGAAGAAATTTCCAAAGAAATCTTTATCCCTCAATTAAAAGGCACGTTGAACTTTGATCTCGTCAATTTTGCCGCGGTCCACGGTTTCCTGGCAGAAACACCTGCGGGAACCCGGGAAGAATTAGAAGGGCAGATCAGACAAAAACATCCTGTCATTGCGTTCCTGAACCTGGGGAACAATTTATTTCCTCTGGGTCATTATATTGTGATCATCGGTTATGACCTTTCAAAAAAAGAAATTATTTTTCATTCAGGCCAAAATGAATTTAAACGAATGTCATATCCTGCTTTTTTAAACCAATGGAAGAGCACCGATGACTGGATGCTCGTTGTATTGCCAGGGGTTTAG
- a CDS encoding PA2779 family protein: protein MKSSFKNSFLNKTVVLYLCMAILLIGAFPADLFAMFLSSSSPAEANPFSMFSANREHDIKNVQKILETKLLQQRLKDLGLTAEQISSRISQLTDAQLHQISSKIDSMQTGGGGDGLGVIIALLVIAILVVVLLQVSGHKVIITR, encoded by the coding sequence ATGAAATCTTCTTTCAAAAATTCTTTTTTAAATAAAACGGTTGTCCTTTATTTATGTATGGCTATTTTGTTGATCGGCGCGTTTCCCGCCGATTTATTTGCGATGTTCCTTTCATCTTCGTCCCCTGCGGAGGCTAATCCATTCAGCATGTTCTCTGCCAACAGAGAACATGATATCAAAAATGTTCAGAAAATCCTTGAAACAAAACTCCTTCAGCAGAGACTAAAAGACCTGGGTTTGACTGCGGAACAGATTTCCAGCCGAATCAGCCAGTTAACCGATGCGCAACTGCACCAAATCTCGTCAAAAATCGATTCAATGCAAACCGGAGGAGGGGGTGATGGTTTAGGCGTCATTATCGCTCTCCTGGTCATTGCCATCCTGGTTGTTGTTCTTTTACAGGTATCCGGCCATAAGGTCATTATTACCCGATAA
- a CDS encoding tetratricopeptide repeat protein, giving the protein MPKIVVLHDPLSAEEHFQLALTYERKKEYDLALKEYEEVLKKKQFREESYTNMANIYLAQGKAGLAEEFYQKSIRINPSYGKAYNNLAWLYLTQNEKLDQAEQLLLDAINRDPRLSPDFLDTLSFVYEKEGRWDKALETLKKAESAGFDDRPEEAIQFYQHLEKVLTFLGQLTDAAQAHQKMTTLQNQMNQEISAHGH; this is encoded by the coding sequence TTGCCAAAAATCGTCGTGTTACATGATCCTCTATCCGCGGAGGAACATTTTCAACTGGCTTTGACCTATGAAAGGAAAAAAGAGTACGACCTTGCGCTGAAGGAATACGAGGAGGTCCTTAAGAAAAAACAGTTCCGCGAAGAGTCCTACACGAATATGGCGAATATTTACCTGGCTCAGGGAAAAGCCGGTCTTGCGGAAGAGTTTTATCAAAAATCAATCCGGATAAATCCTTCTTATGGCAAGGCTTATAATAATCTCGCCTGGCTCTATTTGACCCAAAACGAGAAATTAGATCAGGCCGAACAGCTTCTCCTCGATGCCATTAACAGAGACCCTCGGTTATCCCCTGATTTTCTCGACACGCTCAGTTTCGTTTACGAAAAAGAAGGCCGATGGGACAAAGCCTTGGAAACTTTAAAAAAAGCCGAATCGGCTGGATTTGACGACCGCCCTGAGGAAGCCATTCAATTTTATCAACATCTGGAAAAAGTTCTGACCTTTTTAGGCCAGTTAACCGACGCCGCCCAGGCTCATCAAAAAATGACGACCTTGCAAAACCAAATGAATCAGGAAATTTCAGCGCATGGCCATTAA